One genomic region from Actinocatenispora thailandica encodes:
- a CDS encoding aldo/keto reductase: MTAQPTRQLGTDGPRIPVVGLGCMGMSEFYGQGDDAASEQVLHEALDAGVRLLDTADMYGNGHNERLIGRVLTERREDAVLATKFAIVREGDSRRIDSTPAYLRRAVDASLQRLGVDRIDLYYMHRWDGVTPIEDTVGAMAELVAAGKIGQLGLSEISAGMLRRANAVHPIAAAQMELSLWSQDIRHNGLLDAARELGTTVVAYSPLGRGFLTGAIAGLDTLAPDDFRRSNPRFADGALDANLPLLAEVRRVAQAHDATSAQVALAWVLAQGDNVVAIPGTKRSKYLHDNIAAAQLRLTDAELSALTGAFDGKATGDRYLASGMPHQG; this comes from the coding sequence GTGACTGCACAACCGACCCGTCAGCTCGGTACCGACGGCCCGCGGATCCCGGTGGTCGGGCTCGGCTGCATGGGGATGAGCGAGTTCTACGGGCAGGGCGACGACGCGGCGTCCGAGCAGGTGCTGCACGAGGCGCTGGACGCCGGCGTGCGGTTGCTGGACACCGCGGACATGTACGGCAACGGGCACAACGAGCGCCTGATCGGCCGGGTTCTCACCGAACGCCGCGAGGACGCGGTGCTCGCCACCAAGTTCGCGATCGTCCGGGAGGGGGACTCCCGCCGCATCGACTCGACCCCGGCGTACCTGCGGCGCGCCGTGGACGCCTCGTTGCAGCGGCTCGGCGTGGACCGGATCGACCTGTACTACATGCACCGGTGGGACGGGGTGACGCCGATCGAGGACACCGTCGGTGCGATGGCCGAGCTGGTCGCCGCGGGCAAGATCGGTCAGCTGGGCCTGTCCGAGATCAGCGCCGGCATGCTGCGCCGGGCGAACGCGGTGCATCCGATCGCGGCGGCCCAGATGGAGCTGTCGCTGTGGAGCCAGGACATCCGGCACAACGGGCTGCTGGACGCCGCCCGCGAGCTGGGTACCACGGTGGTGGCGTACTCGCCGCTCGGCCGCGGGTTCCTGACCGGCGCCATCGCCGGGCTGGACACCCTGGCACCGGACGACTTCCGGCGCAGCAACCCGCGGTTCGCCGACGGTGCACTGGATGCGAACCTGCCGCTGCTCGCCGAGGTACGCCGGGTCGCGCAGGCGCACGACGCCACCTCGGCGCAGGTGGCCCTGGCCTGGGTGCTGGCCCAGGGCGACAACGTCGTCGCGATCCCCGGTACGAAGCGGTCGAAGTACCTGCACGACAACATCGCCGCCGCGCAGCTGCGACTGACCGACGCCGAGCTGTCCGCGTTGACCGGAGCGTTCGACGGGAAGGCGACCGGCGACCGCTACCTGGCGTCGGGCATGCCGCACCAGGGCTGA
- a CDS encoding M1 family metallopeptidase, producing the protein MTADRPSRWRRGTGHAAVLVAAALVVAVTPASAAPPARAGAPGGPTPGAAGIGDPLFPDEGNGGFDVTHYELAMRYRPDDRTVTARTTVSARATQALSRFDLDFDGNTVTGLTVDGRAADYRRDGDELVVTPARPVPRGARFRVAVDYRADPAGTHHCAPANSPITSGWLPTSDGFVTAGQPSCARSVFPGSDHPSDKASYTFRVTVPDGLTAVANGAFTGRAEHAGETTWTYRQRVPMATELVQVAVGHYTVQTSAGPDHTTIRNVVPTSMAGTLGPDLAVTGPQLAWMRRQAGSYPFATYGVLAAPANFRFALECQTLTLTSAGMFTALPRSYWSPVLAHELAHQWYGDLVAPARWSDVWLNEGHASYYEASWADRQGYASFVDRMHTAYTHGDTWRDRYGPVARPSADDLFNEGVYDGGALVLYALREKVGAARFTAIERAWAARFAGGSGTTGQFVALASSVAHRDLHGFLTAWLYGTHTPPMPGHPDWRTDPVG; encoded by the coding sequence ATGACCGCCGACAGACCGAGCCGATGGCGTCGCGGTACCGGACACGCCGCGGTGCTGGTGGCCGCCGCGCTGGTGGTGGCGGTGACACCGGCGAGCGCCGCGCCGCCGGCCCGCGCCGGCGCTCCGGGCGGGCCGACACCGGGCGCCGCCGGCATCGGCGACCCGCTGTTCCCGGACGAGGGCAACGGCGGCTTCGACGTCACCCACTACGAGCTCGCGATGCGCTACCGGCCGGACGACCGTACGGTGACCGCCCGGACCACCGTGTCCGCCCGCGCCACGCAGGCGCTGTCCCGGTTCGACCTGGACTTCGACGGCAACACGGTGACCGGCCTGACGGTCGACGGCCGTGCGGCCGACTACCGCCGGGACGGCGACGAGCTGGTCGTCACCCCGGCCCGCCCGGTGCCTCGCGGCGCGCGCTTCCGGGTCGCCGTCGACTACCGGGCCGACCCGGCCGGCACCCACCACTGCGCCCCGGCCAACAGCCCGATCACCTCGGGCTGGCTGCCCACCAGCGACGGGTTCGTCACCGCCGGCCAGCCCAGCTGCGCCCGGTCGGTGTTCCCCGGCAGCGACCACCCCAGCGACAAGGCGAGCTACACGTTCCGGGTGACCGTGCCGGACGGGCTGACCGCCGTCGCCAACGGCGCGTTCACCGGACGCGCCGAGCACGCCGGCGAGACCACCTGGACCTACCGGCAGCGGGTACCGATGGCCACCGAGCTGGTGCAGGTCGCCGTCGGCCACTACACCGTGCAGACCAGTGCCGGGCCGGACCACACCACGATCCGCAACGTGGTACCGACCTCGATGGCCGGCACGCTCGGCCCGGACCTGGCGGTGACCGGGCCGCAGCTGGCCTGGATGCGCCGGCAGGCCGGCAGCTACCCGTTCGCCACCTACGGCGTGCTCGCGGCGCCGGCGAACTTCCGGTTCGCGCTGGAGTGCCAGACGCTGACGCTGACCTCCGCCGGCATGTTCACCGCGCTGCCCCGGTCGTACTGGTCCCCGGTGCTCGCGCACGAACTCGCGCACCAGTGGTACGGCGACTTGGTGGCGCCGGCGCGCTGGTCGGACGTGTGGCTCAACGAGGGACACGCGAGCTACTACGAGGCCAGCTGGGCCGACCGGCAGGGGTACGCGAGCTTCGTGGACCGGATGCACACCGCGTACACCCACGGTGACACCTGGCGCGACCGGTACGGGCCCGTCGCCCGGCCGTCCGCCGACGACCTGTTCAACGAGGGCGTGTACGACGGCGGGGCGCTGGTGCTCTACGCGCTGCGGGAGAAGGTCGGCGCCGCGCGGTTCACCGCGATCGAGCGGGCCTGGGCCGCCAGGTTCGCCGGCGGCAGCGGCACCACCGGGCAGTTCGTCGCGCTGGCGAGTTCGGTCGCACACCGCGACCTGCACGGTTTCCTCACCGCCTGGTTGTACGGCACGCACACCCCGCCGATGCCCGGACACCCGGACTGGCGCACCGACCCGGTCGGCTGA
- a CDS encoding TetR/AcrR family transcriptional regulator, with amino-acid sequence MPRADASRNRRALLDAASAELAAHGLDASIARIAARAGVAKGTVFNHFPSKEDLVAEIFEDRVAGLVAAGERLRDAADPVEALLRFMTAGIELHTRDRSFCQAAGAIPRADPRVRAASERLARTAEELTGRARDSGAVRPDITGHDVVLLFTAAAQAATPLGDTVPDLWRRYLHLIFDGLRADGAHPLPVPAPTTAQFTAAARATPAG; translated from the coding sequence ATGCCCCGCGCCGACGCCTCCCGCAACCGACGAGCCCTGCTCGACGCCGCCTCGGCGGAGCTCGCCGCGCACGGCCTGGACGCCTCGATCGCCCGCATCGCGGCCCGCGCCGGGGTCGCCAAGGGCACCGTGTTCAACCACTTCCCCAGCAAGGAGGACCTGGTTGCGGAGATCTTCGAGGACCGGGTCGCCGGCCTCGTCGCGGCCGGCGAGCGGCTGCGCGACGCGGCCGACCCGGTCGAGGCGCTGCTGCGGTTCATGACCGCCGGCATCGAGCTGCACACGCGGGACCGGTCGTTCTGCCAGGCCGCCGGGGCGATCCCGCGCGCCGACCCGCGGGTACGCGCGGCGAGCGAGCGGCTCGCCCGAACCGCCGAGGAGCTGACCGGCCGCGCCCGGGACAGCGGCGCTGTCCGGCCCGACATCACCGGGCACGACGTCGTGCTGCTCTTCACCGCCGCCGCGCAGGCCGCCACGCCGCTCGGAGACACCGTGCCCGACCTGTGGCGGCGCTACCTGCACCTGATCTTCGACGGGCTCCGGGCCGACGGCGCGCACCCGCTGCCGGTGCCCGCCCCCACGACGGCCCAGTTCACCGCTGCCGCCCGGGCCACGCCCGCCGGCTGA
- a CDS encoding 3-hydroxyacyl-CoA dehydrogenase NAD-binding domain-containing protein — translation MPVFDNEVVTSAHVRYVPVPALSGEAALITLDNGFDHKKPTSLGPAGLANLNAAMDEIEAHSPAVRLIAVTGKPFIFCVGADVTGMHLLRDREQAKLITNYGHRVFARFRDSQIPTFAFVNGATMGGGLELALHCDYRTLSASVPAIAFPECFLGIVPAWGGTQLLPNLIGADNAVKVIIENPLNQNKMLRAKQAYQLGIADVLLEPADFLERSLAWATSVVAGETKVQRPEVERGEAWAAALAKGRAIADARLHGGAPAPYRALSLMAKAETAPFAEGTAAEDETNADLLMSEEFRAGLYSFDLVQRRAKRPAGAPDKSLARPVTKVGVLGAGLMASQLALLFARRLEVPVVLTDLDQSRVDKGVAYVHTEVDKLLGKGRISADKANRLKASVTGSIDKSVFADADFLIEAVFEDMAVKKALFAEIEPIVPAEAILATNTSSLSITEMAADLQHPERVVGFHFFNPVAVLPLLEIVRGEATDDATLATAFAVSKQLKKNSVLCTDSPAFVVNRLLTRFLGEVFSTVDEGTPVEVADQALEPLGLPMSPFVLLQFVGMPVAHHVSETLHAAYPDRFKVSDNLARLIEAGKPGVYVWDEKGRQSVDPDLAGLLKVGDTVLTAEQVRDRALSALAQEARLMLDEGVVAEAADLDLCMILGAGWPFHLGGITPYLDRTGYSEKVTGQRFLPKGVASLPA, via the coding sequence ATTCCGGTGTTCGACAACGAGGTCGTGACCTCGGCACACGTGCGCTACGTCCCGGTGCCGGCGCTGTCCGGCGAGGCCGCGCTGATCACCCTGGACAACGGGTTCGACCACAAGAAGCCGACCTCGCTCGGCCCGGCCGGCCTGGCGAACCTGAACGCCGCGATGGACGAGATCGAGGCGCACTCCCCTGCGGTGCGGCTGATCGCGGTGACCGGCAAGCCGTTCATCTTCTGCGTCGGCGCCGACGTGACCGGCATGCACCTGCTGCGCGACCGCGAGCAGGCGAAGCTGATCACCAACTACGGGCACCGGGTGTTCGCCCGGTTCCGCGACTCGCAGATCCCGACCTTCGCGTTCGTCAACGGTGCCACCATGGGCGGCGGGCTGGAGCTCGCGCTGCACTGCGACTACCGCACCCTGTCGGCTTCGGTACCGGCGATCGCCTTCCCGGAGTGCTTCCTCGGCATCGTGCCGGCCTGGGGCGGCACCCAGCTGCTGCCGAACCTGATCGGCGCCGACAACGCGGTCAAGGTGATCATCGAGAACCCGCTCAACCAGAACAAGATGCTGCGCGCCAAGCAGGCGTACCAGCTGGGCATCGCGGACGTGCTGCTGGAGCCGGCCGACTTCCTCGAGCGCTCGCTCGCCTGGGCCACCTCGGTGGTCGCCGGTGAGACGAAGGTGCAGCGGCCGGAGGTCGAGCGCGGCGAGGCGTGGGCGGCGGCGCTGGCCAAGGGCCGGGCGATCGCGGATGCGCGGCTGCACGGCGGCGCGCCCGCGCCGTACCGGGCGCTTTCGCTGATGGCGAAGGCGGAGACGGCGCCGTTCGCCGAGGGCACCGCCGCCGAGGACGAGACCAACGCCGACCTGCTGATGAGCGAGGAGTTCCGCGCCGGGCTGTACTCGTTCGATCTGGTGCAGCGCCGCGCGAAGCGGCCGGCCGGCGCGCCGGACAAGTCGCTCGCCCGCCCGGTGACCAAGGTCGGCGTGCTCGGCGCCGGACTGATGGCGAGCCAGCTCGCGCTGCTGTTCGCCCGCCGGCTGGAGGTGCCGGTGGTGCTCACCGACCTCGACCAGTCCCGGGTCGACAAGGGCGTGGCGTACGTGCACACCGAGGTCGACAAGCTGCTCGGCAAGGGCCGGATCAGCGCCGACAAGGCCAACCGGCTGAAGGCGTCGGTGACCGGCTCGATCGACAAGTCGGTGTTCGCCGACGCGGACTTCCTGATCGAGGCCGTGTTCGAGGACATGGCGGTGAAGAAGGCGCTGTTCGCCGAGATCGAGCCGATCGTGCCGGCCGAGGCGATCCTCGCCACGAACACCTCGTCGCTGTCGATCACCGAGATGGCGGCCGATCTGCAGCACCCGGAACGGGTGGTCGGCTTCCACTTCTTCAACCCGGTCGCGGTGCTGCCGCTGCTGGAGATCGTCCGCGGCGAGGCGACCGACGATGCGACGCTCGCGACCGCGTTCGCGGTCAGCAAGCAGCTGAAGAAGAACTCGGTGCTGTGCACCGACTCGCCGGCGTTCGTGGTGAACCGGCTGCTCACCCGGTTCCTCGGCGAGGTGTTCTCCACCGTCGACGAGGGCACCCCGGTCGAGGTGGCCGACCAGGCGCTGGAGCCGCTCGGGCTGCCGATGAGCCCGTTCGTGCTGCTGCAGTTCGTCGGGATGCCGGTGGCGCACCACGTGTCCGAGACGCTGCACGCGGCGTACCCGGACCGGTTCAAGGTGTCGGACAACCTGGCCCGGCTGATCGAGGCCGGCAAGCCCGGCGTGTACGTGTGGGACGAGAAGGGCCGGCAGTCGGTCGACCCCGATCTCGCCGGCCTGCTCAAGGTCGGTGACACCGTGCTGACCGCCGAGCAGGTACGCGACCGGGCCCTGTCCGCGCTCGCCCAGGAGGCGCGGCTGATGCTGGACGAGGGTGTCGTCGCGGAGGCGGCCGACCTCGACCTGTGCATGATCCTCGGTGCCGGCTGGCCGTTCCACCTCGGCGGCATCACGCCGTACCTGGACCGCACCGGCTACAGCGAGAAGGTCACCGGCCAGCGGTTCCTGCCCAAGGGCGTGGCCAGCCTGCCCGCCTGA
- a CDS encoding MFS transporter → MDAAENSGHPRRWLILGVMVVSLLVVVLDNTVLNVAMKVIADPKAGLGASQSQLEWAINAYTLVFAGLLFSFGILGDRHGRRRILIAGLVVFGLASLVSAYATSPGALIAARALMGLGGAAVMPATLSIISNVFDPRERARAIGIWGGSVGLAIAIGPILGGFLLEHFWWGSVFLINVPIVAIGLIAIVALVPESRNPNPGKIDIVGVLLSIAGLVALVYGVVHGGDHGDWGSPTVWGPLAAGVLILTGFVAYERRSSHPALDVTLFRDPRFSAAVGATGLMFFAAMGTFFFSVFYIQNVRGFSPLEAGLLMLPFAAAQVVFAPLSSRLVAQRGAKLVCTVGMVLVAFSLAGFTQLGADTPLWVLEVLFFVQGVGMANVTPPATEAIMSVLPRERAGVGSAIGNTVRQVGGALGVAVLGSVLASVYRGQITPHLTGLPDAARATAAESLPATDGVAAAMGPAGQSLIEPANQAFLSAMHAAAAGSAIVAVLGAAVVLRWLPGRYTAQHRQVPAQRSAPDRVAETVGSRRE, encoded by the coding sequence ATGGACGCGGCCGAGAACAGTGGGCATCCCCGCCGCTGGCTGATCCTCGGGGTCATGGTCGTCAGCCTGCTGGTGGTCGTCCTCGACAACACGGTCCTGAACGTGGCGATGAAGGTCATCGCCGATCCGAAGGCCGGCCTGGGCGCCTCCCAGAGCCAGCTGGAATGGGCCATCAACGCTTACACCCTCGTCTTCGCCGGGCTGCTGTTCAGCTTCGGCATCCTCGGCGACCGGCACGGCCGGCGCCGGATCCTCATCGCCGGCCTGGTGGTGTTCGGCCTCGCGTCGCTGGTCTCCGCGTACGCGACCTCGCCGGGCGCGCTGATCGCCGCCCGAGCGCTGATGGGCCTCGGTGGCGCCGCCGTGATGCCGGCGACGCTGTCGATCATCTCCAACGTGTTCGACCCGCGGGAACGGGCCCGCGCCATCGGCATCTGGGGCGGCTCGGTCGGCCTCGCCATCGCCATCGGCCCGATCCTGGGCGGCTTCCTGCTGGAGCACTTCTGGTGGGGCTCGGTCTTCCTGATCAACGTACCGATCGTGGCCATCGGCCTGATCGCGATCGTGGCGCTGGTGCCCGAGTCGCGTAACCCGAACCCGGGCAAGATCGACATCGTCGGCGTCCTGCTGTCCATCGCCGGCCTGGTCGCACTCGTGTACGGGGTCGTGCACGGCGGCGATCACGGCGACTGGGGCAGCCCCACCGTCTGGGGCCCGCTCGCCGCCGGCGTGCTGATCCTCACCGGGTTCGTCGCCTACGAGCGGCGCAGCAGCCACCCGGCGCTGGACGTCACGCTGTTCCGCGACCCGCGGTTCTCCGCCGCGGTCGGCGCCACCGGCCTGATGTTCTTCGCCGCCATGGGCACGTTCTTCTTCTCGGTGTTCTACATCCAGAACGTGCGAGGCTTCAGCCCGTTGGAGGCCGGCCTGCTGATGCTGCCGTTCGCCGCCGCCCAGGTGGTGTTCGCCCCGCTGAGCTCCCGGCTGGTCGCCCAGCGCGGGGCGAAGCTGGTGTGCACCGTCGGCATGGTGCTGGTGGCGTTCTCGCTGGCCGGGTTCACCCAGCTCGGCGCGGACACCCCGCTGTGGGTACTGGAGGTGCTGTTCTTCGTCCAGGGCGTCGGGATGGCGAACGTGACCCCGCCGGCCACCGAGGCGATCATGTCGGTACTGCCGCGGGAACGGGCCGGCGTCGGTTCGGCGATCGGCAACACCGTCCGGCAGGTCGGCGGCGCGCTCGGCGTTGCCGTTCTCGGATCGGTCCTGGCATCGGTCTACCGCGGCCAGATCACCCCGCACCTGACCGGGCTGCCGGACGCCGCTCGGGCCACCGCGGCCGAGTCGCTGCCGGCCACCGACGGTGTCGCCGCCGCGATGGGCCCGGCCGGGCAGTCGCTGATCGAACCGGCCAACCAGGCGTTCCTGTCCGCCATGCACGCCGCCGCGGCCGGCTCGGCGATCGTCGCGGTACTCGGTGCCGCGGTGGTACTGCGCTGGCTGCCCGGACGCTACACCGCCCAGCACCGGCAGGTGCCGGCGCAGCGGTCGGCACCCGACCGGGTGGCCGAGACGGTGGGTAGCCGGCGAGAATAG
- a CDS encoding TetR/AcrR family transcriptional regulator: MSTRESTAARPPGRPRSARVDEAIVDAVLDLIAEGTTVEALSMDAVAARAGVGKATVYRRWANKEALVSDAVVALKGDVPTPRGESVRADLIALLTLVGRANNRAGQIMPCLMPEIKRNPALYQRYMDWMEKRREVIRDVLRRGVGTGELDPDLDIELALAALTGPMTLQSAFRWHPHLPKERLAERLVDMMLAGIAGPAAPAAPGPATA, from the coding sequence GTGAGCACGCGCGAGAGCACCGCTGCGCGGCCGCCGGGGCGGCCGCGCAGCGCCCGCGTCGACGAGGCGATCGTCGACGCGGTGCTCGATCTCATCGCCGAGGGCACCACCGTCGAGGCGCTGTCGATGGATGCGGTCGCGGCTCGTGCCGGCGTCGGGAAGGCCACCGTCTACCGCCGCTGGGCGAACAAGGAGGCGCTGGTCTCCGACGCCGTCGTGGCACTCAAGGGCGATGTCCCGACACCCCGGGGCGAATCGGTCCGGGCCGACCTGATCGCGCTGCTCACCCTGGTCGGCCGGGCGAACAACCGGGCCGGCCAGATCATGCCGTGCCTGATGCCCGAGATCAAACGCAACCCGGCCCTCTACCAGCGGTACATGGACTGGATGGAGAAGCGCCGCGAGGTCATCCGGGACGTGCTGCGCCGCGGCGTCGGCACCGGCGAGCTCGACCCCGACCTGGACATCGAGCTGGCGCTGGCGGCGCTGACCGGCCCGATGACGCTGCAGAGCGCGTTTCGCTGGCATCCGCACCTGCCCAAGGAGCGGCTCGCCGAGCGGCTGGTCGACATGATGCTCGCCGGCATCGCCGGCCCCGCGGCACCGGCCGCCCCCGGCCCGGCTACGGCGTGA
- a CDS encoding Hsp70 family protein produces the protein MQDPPAGVALGIDYGTSNTVAVLRWPDGRVRPVLFDGSPLLPSAVHRDADGALLAGRDAVHSARLDPASYEPYPKSRAGDDALLLGGVEVPVAEAVAATLRLVAAEARRSVGAAPDSVVLTYPAAWAAPRRGVLHDAASLAGLPAPRLVPEPVAAAAYFTSVLGHRLGPGQQLVVYDLGAGTFDVSAVRRTADGYEVVDVDGLGSFGGLDLDEVVVRQVGAAVADADPDAWRRLTAPETAADRRAFRTLWDDARAAKEMLSRRSAAGLFVPLLDRDVQISREEFEAAAGPKLARAAELTAQLIERVGIGTAELAGIFLVGGSSRVPLAATTVHRATRVAPDALDQPETVVAEGALRTAAARASSDPTAARVTSGPPADSGTVAAGPATNRQLVPSGAAGTAGSAATPVSALPPPPGHRSTTPARPSSDCWLLATHTSKKGCASLPTPVFTPPWHRRSRCSPAHSWRVSPAGHWPSTSPRSRAYSSAS, from the coding sequence ATGCAAGATCCACCGGCCGGCGTCGCGCTGGGCATCGACTACGGGACCTCCAACACGGTCGCGGTGCTGCGCTGGCCGGACGGCAGGGTACGCCCGGTGCTGTTCGACGGCTCCCCGCTGCTGCCCTCCGCGGTGCACCGGGACGCCGACGGTGCGCTGCTCGCCGGCCGCGACGCGGTGCACAGCGCCCGGCTCGACCCGGCCAGCTACGAGCCATACCCGAAGAGCCGCGCCGGCGACGACGCGCTGCTGCTCGGCGGCGTCGAGGTGCCGGTGGCCGAGGCGGTCGCGGCGACGCTGCGGCTGGTGGCCGCCGAGGCGAGGCGCTCGGTCGGCGCGGCGCCCGACAGCGTGGTCCTCACCTACCCGGCGGCCTGGGCGGCACCGCGCCGCGGGGTGCTGCACGACGCGGCCTCCCTGGCCGGGCTGCCCGCGCCCCGGCTGGTGCCCGAGCCGGTGGCCGCCGCGGCGTACTTCACCTCGGTACTCGGGCACCGGCTCGGCCCCGGTCAGCAGCTCGTGGTGTACGACCTGGGTGCGGGCACGTTCGACGTCTCCGCGGTACGCCGTACCGCGGACGGTTACGAGGTGGTCGACGTGGACGGGCTCGGCTCGTTCGGCGGGCTGGACCTGGACGAGGTGGTGGTGCGGCAGGTCGGTGCCGCCGTCGCGGACGCCGATCCGGACGCCTGGCGGCGGCTGACCGCACCCGAGACCGCCGCCGACCGGCGCGCGTTCCGAACCCTGTGGGACGACGCCCGGGCGGCCAAGGAGATGCTGTCCCGGCGCAGCGCCGCCGGCCTGTTCGTGCCGCTGCTCGACCGTGACGTGCAGATCAGCCGGGAGGAGTTCGAGGCCGCCGCCGGCCCGAAGCTCGCCCGGGCCGCCGAGCTGACCGCCCAGTTGATCGAGCGGGTCGGCATCGGGACCGCCGAGCTGGCCGGTATCTTCCTGGTCGGCGGCTCGTCCCGGGTACCGCTCGCCGCCACCACCGTGCACCGCGCCACCCGGGTGGCGCCCGACGCCCTCGACCAGCCCGAGACCGTCGTCGCCGAAGGCGCCCTCCGCACCGCCGCCGCCCGGGCGAGCTCCGACCCGACCGCCGCCCGCGTGACATCCGGCCCACCCGCCGACTCCGGTACCGTTGCCGCCGGCCCGGCGACGAACAGGCAGCTGGTGCCGAGCGGGGCAGCTGGAACCGCCGGGTCGGCGGCGACTCCGGTGAGCGCTCTGCCCCCGCCGCCGGGCCATCGGTCGACGACGCCGGCCCGGCCGTCGTCGGATTGCTGGCTGCTGGCAACCCACACGTCCAAGAAAGGGTGCGCGAGCCTGCCAACGCCGGTGTTCACCCCTCCATGGCACCGTCGATCGCGCTGTTCGCCGGCGCACTCCTGGCGAGTCTCGCCGGCTGGGCACTGGCCATCCACCTCGCCGCGCTCCCGGGCATACTCGTCGGCTTCGTGA
- a CDS encoding NADP-dependent oxidoreductase — translation MRAVVARGYGGPEVLAVEEVPEPRPGPGQLQVRIRATALNPADLRTLSGVLRDLTPLTFPHVPGSDFAGTVTELGAGVGGYHPGDEVFGVALPRATGRMASMLSDPPSLTTGTMAEYAVFEADTPAITRRPVGLDPARAASLPIAGLTALALTRALPPADADGATVLVLGAAGGVGGAAVPLLAAAGAQVIATGIPADERYLRGLGAAEVVDHRAVDPVAETLRRYPDGIDTLVNLALPGPALVAASRVLRPGGRLLSAAFPSPDPALFAAGLTLATVYATAGPGDLALLARSALDGLLPDTIGRRYRLDRAPVGYADLVDRHVRGKFVVTP, via the coding sequence ATGCGAGCGGTGGTGGCCCGCGGCTACGGCGGACCGGAAGTGCTGGCGGTCGAGGAGGTGCCGGAGCCCCGGCCCGGGCCGGGGCAGCTGCAGGTACGCATCCGGGCGACCGCCCTCAACCCGGCCGATCTGCGCACCCTCAGCGGCGTGCTGCGCGACCTCACCCCGCTGACCTTCCCGCACGTGCCGGGCAGCGACTTCGCCGGTACGGTCACCGAACTCGGCGCCGGAGTCGGCGGCTACCACCCGGGCGACGAGGTGTTCGGCGTGGCGCTGCCACGTGCGACCGGCCGCATGGCCTCGATGCTGTCCGACCCGCCGTCGCTGACCACCGGCACGATGGCCGAGTACGCGGTGTTCGAGGCTGACACCCCGGCGATCACCCGGCGTCCGGTCGGCCTCGACCCGGCGCGCGCCGCCTCCCTCCCTATCGCCGGCCTGACCGCGCTCGCCCTGACCCGGGCGCTGCCACCCGCCGATGCGGACGGCGCGACGGTGCTGGTGCTCGGCGCGGCCGGGGGAGTGGGTGGTGCCGCGGTGCCGCTGCTGGCCGCGGCCGGTGCGCAGGTGATCGCCACCGGGATCCCCGCCGACGAGCGGTACCTCCGCGGGCTCGGTGCCGCGGAGGTCGTCGATCACCGTGCCGTCGATCCTGTCGCCGAGACGCTCCGCCGGTACCCCGACGGGATCGACACGCTGGTCAACCTCGCCCTACCGGGGCCGGCGCTGGTTGCGGCGAGCCGGGTGCTGCGACCCGGTGGCCGGCTGCTGAGTGCCGCGTTCCCGAGCCCCGACCCGGCCCTGTTCGCCGCCGGCCTCACCCTGGCCACGGTGTACGCCACGGCCGGGCCGGGCGACCTGGCGCTGCTCGCCCGGTCCGCACTGGACGGGTTGCTGCCCGACACGATCGGCCGTCGGTACCGGCTCGACCGGGCGCCGGTCGGCTACGCGGACCTGGTGGACCGGCACGTACGCGGCAAGTTCGTCGTCACGCCGTAG
- a CDS encoding PadR family transcriptional regulator codes for MNTLGFAILGLLARRPLSGYRVAQLMREPIGFFWNAGHAQIHGTLRKLVEAGWAEYRTEPGPGPHDKKLYSATAAGRAALAEWAASPLPTPQPHDELLLRVYNGWLADPDTMRDMLTAEIERREASLAHYLAVQAEFEADGTPTDPRSTRFVDYATVLNGIGSERNVLDWLRWLVTKLRG; via the coding sequence GTGAACACGCTGGGATTCGCGATCCTCGGTCTGCTCGCCCGCCGCCCGCTCAGCGGCTACCGGGTGGCACAGCTGATGCGGGAGCCGATCGGCTTCTTCTGGAACGCCGGCCACGCGCAGATCCACGGCACGCTGCGCAAGCTGGTCGAAGCCGGCTGGGCCGAGTACCGCACCGAGCCGGGCCCCGGTCCGCACGACAAGAAGCTCTACTCGGCCACCGCGGCCGGCCGGGCCGCCCTCGCCGAGTGGGCGGCGAGCCCGCTACCGACCCCGCAGCCGCACGACGAGCTGCTGCTGCGGGTGTACAACGGCTGGCTCGCCGACCCGGACACGATGCGCGACATGCTCACCGCCGAGATCGAACGCCGGGAGGCGTCGCTCGCGCACTACCTCGCGGTCCAGGCCGAGTTCGAGGCGGACGGCACCCCGACGGATCCGCGCAGCACCCGGTTCGTGGACTACGCCACGGTGCTCAACGGCATCGGCTCGGAGCGCAACGTCCTGGACTGGCTGCGCTGGCTGGTCACCAAGCTGCGGGGCTGA